The Armatimonadota bacterium region TCGGCGGCCTCGTGACCGTGGTGCTGTGTGCGTGGCTCGCCTTCTCCGTGCTCCCGCGGGAACTCGCCACGCGGCGGTAAGCGTGTACTGGACCCTCCGCGGGCTCTGTGGTACAAACTAGACCATGGAGCTCGCGGAGGGTTTTTATGATGGAGAAGGACTTCTGGGTCGGCGCGCTCGTCCTGCTTTCCTGGACCCTGAGCCTGACCTCGTTCTCCCTGCGCGCCCTGCAGGTTTCGGAGGAGGACCGCCTTCCCGCAAGCCTCTCCCTGGCCGCGGCCTTCGCCATGCTGGGGATTCCGCTCCTGCAACTGTTCCGCTAGCCGCGTGACCGCTCCACGGGGACCTCCGCCGCGTGGAGGCGGAGGGTCCACGCCTTAAGGGCCGCGAGGAACTCCCGGATCCGGTTGCGGGTCGCTTCGTCGACCAGTCGTCCCTCCGCGTCGAACTTCTCCCGCGCCTGGGTTACCAGCACCTCCGGACGGATGAGGGGGAAGGCTTCACGGACTCCGGTAAGCCCTGTTGCTCCACATCCATGTTGTAGAGGGGGATGGGCGCGAGGTCGAAGATCTCCAGGGTCATCCCTTCCGGGAGGAGTTCGGAGGCCGCCCGCAGCAGGGCCCGGTTGTACGAGCCCCGGCGTAGGCTTCCCGCGAACCCCAAAACCCGGACTTCCGCCATCGCACGCCCCTCGGTCCGCTTCTACGTCCACAGGTAGAGCAGCAGGAAGGCTGCGCCCAACAGCCCCATGTTCTTCATGAAGTTCACCTGCTCCGTCATCTTCCTCATGGGATCCTCGATGGCCCAGAAGTTGTGCATCCAGAAGGAGACGAACACGAGGAAGATCACCAGCAGCCACAGGCCCGCCTGGACGTACAGGCCCGTGAGCACCGCGAGCCCGCCCAGGAGGATCATGAGGCCGGTGACCGCCACGGCCGCCCGACTCGCGGGAACGCCCTTGGATTGCGCGTATCCGGACATCGCCTCCAGGCGCATGAAGTGGTTGATGCCGTTCAGGATGAAGAAGCCGCCGTACAGGATCCGCCCCAGCCAGAACAGTGCCTCCATGGTCCCCTCCCGTTGTACTTCAGAAATTCAACTGCTAGAATAAGTTTAGTAAAAGGCGTTGTCAAGACTTGAGCCGCGTCCTCGGAGGAAAGGGGGGAGGGAAGATGTCGGATGGAGAG contains the following coding sequences:
- a CDS encoding DoxX family protein; this translates as MEALFWLGRILYGGFFILNGINHFMRLEAMSGYAQSKGVPASRAAVAVTGLMILLGGLAVLTGLYVQAGLWLLVIFLVFVSFWMHNFWAIEDPMRKMTEQVNFMKNMGLLGAAFLLLYLWT
- a CDS encoding NAD(P)H-dependent oxidoreductase, whose product is MAEVRVLGFAGSLRRGSYNRALLRAASELLPEGMTLEIFDLAPIPLYNMDVEQQGLPESVKPSPSSVRRCW